In the genome of Actinomadura graeca, one region contains:
- a CDS encoding LLM class F420-dependent oxidoreductase, with protein sequence MVLAIGRWSRRVVPSRATRLLIMAINSRPVRIGVQIALQHADYSDIRRAAEQAEDAGVDIIFNWDHFLPISGDERGKHFECWTVLAAWAEQTSRVQLGPLVTSIGFRNPDLVSDMARTVDHISGGRMILGIGAGAMERDFAEYGYEFGTPGSRVDALAEALPRVEQRFAKLNPPPVRKIPVLIGGGGEQKTLRLVARHADIWHWFSSGEEFARKKQVLAERCAEIGRDPGEIELSAGVSGDPR encoded by the coding sequence GTGGTGCTGGCGATCGGTCGCTGGAGCCGCCGGGTGGTCCCGTCGCGGGCCACTAGGCTGCTGATCATGGCAATCAACTCCCGTCCGGTGCGGATCGGTGTGCAGATCGCCCTGCAGCACGCCGACTACTCGGACATCCGCCGTGCCGCGGAGCAGGCCGAGGACGCCGGCGTGGACATCATCTTCAACTGGGACCACTTCCTGCCGATCTCCGGCGACGAGCGTGGCAAGCACTTCGAGTGCTGGACGGTCCTCGCCGCATGGGCCGAGCAGACGTCGCGGGTGCAGTTGGGTCCGCTGGTGACGTCCATTGGCTTCCGCAACCCGGACCTGGTTTCGGACATGGCCCGCACCGTCGACCACATCAGTGGCGGCAGGATGATCCTGGGCATCGGTGCGGGCGCGATGGAACGGGACTTCGCCGAGTACGGCTACGAGTTCGGCACGCCCGGCAGCCGGGTGGACGCGCTGGCCGAGGCGCTGCCCAGAGTCGAGCAGCGGTTCGCCAAGCTGAACCCGCCGCCGGTCCGCAAGATCCCCGTGCTGATCGGCGGTGGCGGCGAGCAGAAGACGTTGCGGCTGGTCGCCAGGCACGCGGACATCTGGCACTGGTTCTCCTCCGGTGAGGAGTTCGCCCGCAAGAAGCAGGTGTTGGCCGAGCGCTGCGCGGAGATCGGCCGCGATCCGGGTGAGATCGAACTGTCGGCGGGCGTGAGCGGCGATCCGAGGTGA
- a CDS encoding DUF4157 domain-containing protein, whose amino-acid sequence MALQRMAGNAAVARFLSAEPQAGAGLGQEETALAEDGPAVQRKRVERVLRSPGRPLDEPVRTEMEARFGTDFSDVRVHTDTSAHEAAESVQAEAFTSGSHIAFRRDRYSPNSSSGKSLLGHELVHVQQNRDGLTAGTDNGHGLLMTHPSHDLERAADTESAAALGRPVSLQRAVTREEAGSASDLGVVAPDIPVQRYVVVQPGDHDYPRRRRVGQSTSLDETFTSQEMINNSFVGPDGEINVRYTGRAPLRISEKKDLAVEHNTGSPFIQAKSFFATQERIAQANQNLQGRVNFQTGSHILHLRRTTRSLLMRSGEEVVTLWEVEPAVAPTHAPAQSGLDVRLPQRCDDMAQQVTGMVGIVGGTMEDRYWEGLAAVLGDVTKTSRKTYLDEFYGAKQHVIDSLNLPDQQNPQTQAAIQQAKDEYSHVMQSMLQIAMRERTQYPDDFKKALWRRHLNEYTPPAAIGDVLMIKALRPDGTSGSVDFHYGGVIAKSGTDYITMENYARHEGTETLSSNDPQWYFQMYGAEKQFQSWHEQWDWDNLFPDRVTLSVLLRG is encoded by the coding sequence ATGGCGTTGCAGCGGATGGCCGGCAACGCGGCCGTGGCACGCTTTCTCTCTGCTGAGCCCCAGGCCGGGGCGGGTCTGGGGCAGGAGGAGACGGCCCTTGCGGAGGATGGCCCGGCCGTTCAGCGTAAGCGTGTGGAGCGTGTTCTGAGGTCTCCGGGACGGCCCCTGGACGAGCCGGTCCGCACCGAGATGGAGGCCCGGTTCGGCACGGACTTCTCCGATGTCCGCGTGCACACCGACACCTCGGCGCACGAGGCCGCCGAGTCGGTCCAGGCGGAGGCCTTTACTTCGGGCTCTCACATCGCTTTTCGACGCGATCGGTACTCCCCCAACTCTTCCAGCGGCAAGAGTCTGCTCGGACATGAGCTGGTCCATGTGCAGCAGAACCGGGACGGGCTGACCGCCGGGACCGACAATGGCCACGGGCTATTGATGACCCATCCGTCGCATGACCTCGAAAGAGCCGCCGACACCGAGAGTGCCGCCGCCCTCGGCAGACCGGTCTCCCTGCAGCGGGCGGTGACCCGAGAGGAGGCCGGGTCCGCGTCCGACCTGGGGGTCGTCGCGCCGGACATCCCGGTGCAGCGTTACGTCGTCGTGCAGCCGGGCGACCACGACTATCCGCGACGACGCCGGGTGGGCCAGAGCACCTCGCTCGACGAGACCTTCACCTCACAGGAAATGATCAACAACAGTTTCGTCGGTCCTGATGGTGAGATCAATGTCCGCTACACCGGGCGTGCCCCGTTGCGCATTTCCGAGAAGAAGGACCTCGCCGTCGAGCACAACACCGGCAGCCCGTTCATCCAGGCCAAATCCTTCTTCGCCACCCAGGAGCGGATCGCCCAGGCCAACCAGAATCTACAGGGAAGAGTCAATTTCCAGACCGGAAGCCACATCCTCCATTTGCGCCGGACGACGAGATCTCTTCTCATGCGATCCGGTGAGGAGGTGGTGACCCTCTGGGAGGTCGAGCCGGCGGTGGCGCCCACGCACGCCCCGGCCCAGTCCGGGCTGGACGTCCGTCTCCCTCAGCGCTGCGACGACATGGCCCAGCAGGTGACGGGCATGGTGGGCATCGTGGGCGGCACGATGGAGGACAGGTACTGGGAAGGTCTCGCCGCCGTTCTCGGTGATGTGACCAAAACGTCCCGGAAAACCTATCTTGACGAATTTTATGGCGCCAAGCAGCACGTCATCGACAGCCTCAACCTTCCGGACCAGCAGAATCCGCAGACCCAGGCGGCGATACAGCAGGCAAAGGACGAATATTCGCACGTCATGCAAAGTATGCTGCAGATCGCGATGAGGGAGCGCACCCAGTACCCCGATGACTTCAAGAAGGCGCTCTGGAGGCGCCATCTGAACGAGTACACGCCGCCGGCGGCGATCGGCGACGTCCTCATGATCAAAGCACTTCGCCCGGACGGCACCTCCGGATCGGTGGACTTCCACTACGGCGGGGTCATCGCCAAGAGCGGCACCGACTACATCACGATGGAGAACTACGCCAGGCACGAGGGCACGGAGACGCTGAGCAGCAACGACCCCCAGTGGTACTTCCAGATGTACGGCGCCGAAAAGCAGTTTCAGAGCTGGCACGAACAGTGGGACTGGGACAACCTGTTCCCCGACCGGGTCACGCTCAGCGTCCTGCTCCGCGGCTAG
- a CDS encoding DUF6506 family protein translates to MSDDRVIIFEEAGADPSADVMTIQNGGGRTRVRAVDGPEHMVGLVSRLVGEGVTQIELCGGFGAVPHAAAGRASGGKVPVGAIYYGFESLTGVASYKTRFEAGEALSEAFIIVHDGADPSIDVVVREKADGGRTTFVAVPDEAAGGQVAGKMAGELHLIELYGGSGPEGAESVIRAVDGRVPVGVSAYRRAEA, encoded by the coding sequence ATGAGCGACGACAGGGTGATCATTTTTGAGGAGGCGGGCGCCGACCCGTCGGCCGACGTCATGACGATTCAGAACGGCGGCGGACGCACACGTGTGCGGGCGGTCGACGGGCCGGAGCACATGGTCGGGCTGGTGTCCCGGCTGGTCGGCGAAGGGGTGACGCAGATCGAGCTCTGCGGCGGGTTCGGTGCCGTGCCGCACGCCGCGGCCGGGCGGGCGAGCGGTGGGAAGGTGCCCGTGGGGGCCATCTATTACGGGTTCGAGTCGCTGACCGGCGTGGCCTCGTACAAGACGCGTTTCGAGGCCGGGGAGGCGCTGTCGGAGGCGTTCATCATCGTGCACGACGGCGCCGATCCGTCCATCGACGTGGTGGTGCGCGAGAAGGCGGACGGCGGCAGGACGACCTTCGTGGCGGTGCCCGACGAGGCGGCCGGCGGGCAGGTGGCCGGGAAGATGGCCGGAGAGCTGCATCTGATCGAGCTGTACGGCGGATCCGGGCCCGAGGGGGCCGAGTCGGTCATCCGCGCGGTGGACGGCCGAGTGCCCGTCGGTGTCAGCGCATACCGGCGTGCTGAGGCATGA
- a CDS encoding CsbD family protein, with protein MGNKDKAANTGDKLKGKAKEVAGKVTGNERLEAEGKNDQVKGDLKQAGEKAKDAFTD; from the coding sequence ATGGGGAACAAGGACAAGGCGGCCAACACCGGCGACAAGCTCAAGGGCAAGGCCAAGGAAGTCGCCGGCAAGGTGACCGGCAACGAGCGCCTTGAGGCGGAGGGCAAGAACGACCAGGTCAAGGGGGACCTCAAGCAGGCCGGTGAGAAGGCCAAGGACGCCTTCACCGACTGA
- a CDS encoding VOC family protein has translation MLRLGFPVIGVTDVPRAVAFWTSALNLVATSEWEAPTWRTLEHADGSGRALALMFSESPVQEHPRIHLDLMVDTTAEQEAEVERLIGLGAERITWDLYPPDPDFVVLADPDGNRFCVVDLSRAPSGPA, from the coding sequence ATGCTCAGACTCGGATTCCCGGTGATCGGCGTGACCGACGTCCCGCGCGCCGTGGCCTTCTGGACGTCGGCGCTGAACCTGGTCGCCACATCGGAGTGGGAGGCGCCCACCTGGAGGACCCTTGAGCACGCGGACGGGTCGGGCCGGGCACTCGCGCTGATGTTCAGCGAGTCGCCCGTCCAGGAACACCCGCGCATCCACCTCGACCTGATGGTGGACACCACGGCCGAGCAGGAAGCCGAGGTGGAGCGTCTGATCGGCCTCGGAGCCGAGAGGATCACGTGGGACCTGTACCCGCCGGACCCTGACTTCGTCGTCCTCGCCGACCCGGACGGCAACCGCTTCTGCGTCGTGGATCTGAGCCGGGCCCCCTCCGGCCCGGCGTAA
- a CDS encoding kynureninase: protein MRVSESLNEEAERLDAADPLAHVRKRFVLPAGQIYMESTCLGPLTSSVSAAVREAVDVQWGRRLIDGWWEDGWWEAPARAGDKIGRLLGAAPGQVVVSDSTTVQLFNALVAASRLRPGRKVILSVTTQFPTARYITDSAARMLDLTVRRVPPAEIERYLRADGEAIGVLLHEPVDFRTGELYDLAGLTRAAHAAGCVTVWDLCHAAGIVPVDLDANDVDMAVGCTYKYLCGGPGSPAFIYVGGRHQNVFDQPLPGWNGHEYPFGMRDTYQGAPSIARARIGTPPIISMIALEAALDAYDAVDMRQVRQRSLSLTGFFMTCAEELLTGTAASVATPREPQRRAGHVAVCHGDAPKIVQELRDNGVAADHRPPDLMRFGLHPLYTTHREVYAAVCTLRDLVV from the coding sequence GTGCGCGTATCCGAGTCCCTGAACGAGGAAGCCGAGCGGCTGGACGCCGCAGATCCGCTGGCCCATGTGCGGAAGCGATTCGTCCTGCCCGCGGGCCAGATCTATATGGAGAGCACGTGTCTGGGGCCGCTGACCTCCTCGGTCTCGGCCGCCGTTCGCGAGGCGGTCGACGTCCAGTGGGGTCGGCGGCTCATCGACGGATGGTGGGAGGACGGATGGTGGGAGGCCCCCGCCCGCGCCGGAGACAAGATCGGGCGGCTGCTGGGCGCCGCCCCCGGCCAGGTGGTGGTCAGTGACTCCACCACGGTGCAGCTGTTCAACGCCCTCGTCGCGGCGTCCCGGCTGCGTCCCGGCCGCAAGGTGATCCTGAGCGTCACGACACAGTTCCCGACCGCCCGGTACATCACCGACTCGGCCGCGCGGATGCTGGACCTGACCGTCCGGCGCGTCCCCCCGGCCGAGATCGAACGCTACCTCCGGGCCGACGGCGAGGCCATCGGGGTGCTGCTCCACGAACCGGTCGACTTCCGCACCGGCGAGCTCTACGACCTCGCGGGCCTCACCCGCGCCGCCCACGCCGCCGGCTGCGTCACGGTGTGGGATCTGTGCCACGCCGCCGGGATCGTTCCCGTCGACCTGGACGCCAACGACGTGGACATGGCGGTCGGCTGCACCTACAAGTACCTGTGCGGCGGCCCCGGCTCACCGGCGTTCATCTACGTCGGCGGGCGTCACCAGAACGTCTTCGACCAGCCGCTCCCCGGCTGGAACGGCCACGAGTACCCGTTCGGCATGCGCGACACCTACCAGGGCGCGCCCAGCATCGCCCGCGCCCGCATCGGCACCCCGCCGATCATCTCCATGATCGCGCTCGAAGCGGCCCTGGACGCCTACGACGCCGTCGACATGCGGCAGGTGCGTCAACGCAGCCTGTCGCTGACGGGCTTCTTCATGACCTGCGCGGAGGAACTCCTCACGGGGACGGCCGCGTCCGTGGCCACACCGCGGGAGCCGCAGCGCCGGGCCGGTCACGTCGCGGTCTGCCACGGCGACGCGCCGAAGATCGTCCAGGAGCTCAGGGACAACGGCGTCGCGGCCGACCATCGTCCGCCGGACCTGATGCGGTTCGGCCTCCACCCCCTCTACACCACCCACCGCGAGGTTTACGCCGCGGTGTGCACGCTCCGCGATCTGGTGGTCTGA
- a CDS encoding ABC transporter ATP-binding protein, which produces MTVNKVSYSYDGIVNVLADVSLSVEEGVIVGLVGPNGSGKSTLIKNIFDLLRLQSGSISIGGHKHASAEAKSMGMYLSSNDYLPEFLTAREYVSLLGDLFQVDVDHSEAQELFRRFSMDGRYGHLIEDYSHGMRKKTQLVSALIMRRPLTIIDETLNGIDLEALHLSEKEFRRVRDEGRSILLCTHDFPVLERLADRIVFLDLGHVVSDAPTSDLIDEYGSLSDMVFHHLGTDGR; this is translated from the coding sequence TTGACTGTCAATAAGGTGAGCTACTCCTACGACGGCATCGTCAACGTCCTCGCGGACGTCTCGCTGTCGGTCGAGGAAGGGGTGATCGTCGGCCTGGTCGGGCCCAACGGTTCCGGCAAGTCCACGCTGATCAAGAACATCTTCGATCTGCTGAGGCTCCAGTCCGGGTCGATCAGCATCGGCGGCCACAAGCACGCGTCCGCCGAGGCGAAGTCGATGGGCATGTACCTGTCCAGCAACGACTACCTGCCGGAGTTCCTCACCGCCCGCGAGTACGTCTCGCTGCTGGGGGACCTGTTCCAGGTCGACGTGGACCATTCCGAGGCGCAGGAGCTGTTCCGCAGGTTCTCGATGGACGGACGCTACGGGCACCTCATCGAGGACTACTCCCACGGCATGCGCAAGAAGACGCAGCTGGTGTCCGCGCTCATCATGCGCCGGCCCCTGACCATCATCGACGAGACGCTCAACGGGATCGACCTCGAAGCGCTCCACCTCAGCGAGAAGGAATTCCGGCGCGTGCGCGACGAGGGACGGTCGATCCTCCTGTGCACCCACGACTTCCCCGTCCTGGAACGGCTCGCGGACCGCATCGTCTTCCTCGACCTCGGGCACGTCGTCTCCGACGCGCCCACCTCGGACCTCATCGACGAGTACGGCTCCCTGAGCGACATGGTGTTCCACCACCTCGGAACGGACGGCCGGTGA
- a CDS encoding helix-turn-helix domain-containing protein, producing the protein MVKIKAGESELDWLADSLRLVGRLTPRELQVFLYLGYGCDNRSISQNLQISERTVKRHITSIMEKLVVQSRLQAGLVSFVISQAPACEWNQSSSPFDSSP; encoded by the coding sequence ATGGTGAAGATCAAGGCAGGGGAATCGGAGCTCGACTGGCTGGCGGACTCGCTGCGTCTCGTCGGCCGCCTCACGCCCAGAGAACTCCAAGTCTTTCTGTACTTAGGTTACGGATGTGACAACCGGTCCATATCCCAGAACCTTCAGATATCCGAACGCACCGTCAAGCGCCACATCACCTCCATCATGGAGAAGCTGGTGGTCCAATCCAGGCTCCAGGCCGGACTGGTGTCCTTCGTCATCAGCCAGGCGCCGGCCTGTGAATGGAACCAAAGTAGCAGTCCCTTCGATTCCAGCCCCTAA
- a CDS encoding class I SAM-dependent methyltransferase, with translation MAERGCRVVAVELGAGMCRVARRNLERFPQVDVVTAAFEDWRLPDEAFDVVVSATAFDWIDPAVRVAKSADALRPGGVLATVSTHHVAGGTEDFFAEVQDCYERFDPSTPPGLRLLAATEIPQNRDELDRSNRFGPAVFRRYERELTYSTGDYLDLLRTYSGHRALASDARDALLECIGSLIDRRYGGRVIKRYLTELRVARRASESH, from the coding sequence TTGGCAGAGCGCGGCTGTCGGGTCGTCGCAGTGGAGCTGGGAGCCGGAATGTGCCGGGTTGCGCGCCGCAATCTGGAGCGTTTCCCCCAGGTGGACGTCGTGACCGCCGCGTTCGAGGACTGGCGGCTGCCCGACGAGGCGTTCGACGTGGTGGTGTCGGCGACCGCGTTCGACTGGATCGACCCCGCCGTCCGGGTGGCCAAGTCCGCTGATGCGCTCCGCCCCGGGGGTGTGCTGGCCACGGTGTCCACGCATCATGTGGCGGGCGGCACTGAGGACTTCTTCGCCGAGGTCCAGGATTGCTACGAACGGTTCGATCCGTCGACCCCGCCCGGACTGCGGCTGCTCGCCGCCACCGAGATCCCCCAGAACAGGGACGAGCTGGACCGCTCGAATCGTTTCGGCCCGGCCGTCTTCCGTCGGTACGAGCGCGAGTTGACGTACTCGACCGGGGACTATCTGGATCTCCTGCGCACCTACTCCGGACATCGGGCACTGGCATCCGACGCGCGCGACGCGCTGCTGGAGTGCATCGGCAGCCTGATCGACCGGCGGTACGGCGGCCGTGTCATCAAGCGGTATTTGACGGAGTTGCGAGTTGCGCGGCGGGCCAGCGAAAGCCACTGA
- a CDS encoding alpha/beta hydrolase family protein translates to MPMVQQAVHFFDLDNGPAMRRVPMVMNVRDRFSVRVMAALPLVVGLPAAGASAPAAAAGGGGPVAVAEYDLGDTAFTDPESGTVSELRAVVHYPRTTTGRLPLILMAHGLWWQCDVKFVKDWPCADGAHPFPSYRGYDYLGATLASRGFVVASISLNGINRGTVSDPSDRAHLINEHLRLWQRLAGHGDGPLAGRFVDASTRQPVTPPFPGHVDMARVGTLGHSRAGKGVMWQASDEHRGEWPDGVGIKAVLGLAPVKFDDPEGDHSDTLATTLPFTVVTGSCDGDSGELGQEYLDDVAGQNTVTDFSISLQKANHNFFNVTWTPPYKLGEDDSTCPAEELTPRQQQGAFTDYAVAFYRYELYGDATALPVLTGKRPLPGVTAKVRVVPPKQ, encoded by the coding sequence ATGCCGATGGTGCAGCAGGCTGTACACTTTTTCGATCTCGACAACGGGCCTGCGATGCGCCGCGTCCCGATGGTTATGAATGTTCGAGATCGATTCAGCGTCAGGGTGATGGCGGCCCTGCCGCTCGTGGTCGGGCTGCCGGCGGCGGGCGCGTCGGCCCCCGCCGCGGCGGCAGGCGGCGGCGGTCCGGTGGCGGTCGCCGAATACGACCTGGGTGACACCGCCTTCACCGATCCCGAAAGCGGCACGGTCAGTGAATTGCGCGCGGTGGTGCACTATCCGCGCACGACCACCGGCCGGCTCCCCTTGATCCTCATGGCGCACGGGCTGTGGTGGCAGTGCGACGTCAAGTTCGTCAAGGACTGGCCGTGCGCCGATGGCGCGCACCCGTTCCCGAGTTACCGCGGCTACGACTACCTGGGTGCCACACTGGCCTCCCGCGGTTTCGTCGTGGCGTCCATCAGCCTGAACGGCATCAACCGCGGCACGGTGAGCGATCCCTCCGACCGTGCCCACCTGATCAACGAGCACCTGCGGCTGTGGCAGCGGCTGGCCGGCCACGGCGACGGCCCGCTCGCCGGGCGGTTCGTCGACGCGAGCACCCGGCAGCCCGTCACGCCGCCGTTCCCCGGTCATGTCGACATGGCCCGCGTCGGGACCCTCGGGCACTCGCGCGCCGGCAAGGGGGTCATGTGGCAGGCATCGGACGAACACCGGGGCGAATGGCCGGACGGCGTGGGCATCAAGGCCGTCCTCGGACTGGCGCCGGTCAAATTCGACGATCCGGAAGGCGACCACAGCGACACCCTCGCCACAACACTGCCGTTCACGGTGGTCACCGGCAGCTGTGACGGCGACAGCGGCGAACTGGGGCAGGAGTACCTGGACGACGTCGCCGGGCAGAACACCGTGACGGACTTCTCGATCTCACTCCAGAAGGCGAACCACAATTTCTTCAACGTAACCTGGACGCCGCCGTACAAGTTGGGCGAGGACGACAGCACCTGCCCGGCCGAGGAACTGACACCTCGCCAACAGCAGGGCGCATTCACCGACTATGCGGTCGCCTTCTATCGCTACGAACTCTACGGAGACGCAACCGCATTGCCGGTCTTGACCGGCAAGCGCCCCCTGCCGGGCGTCACCGCCAAGGTACGCGTGGTCCCCCCGAAGCAGTAG
- a CDS encoding peptidylprolyl isomerase, whose product MANEIFATLNTSLGKIVVQLYPEQAPETVANFVELAEGSKTWHDPRTGQKTDARLYDGTIFHRVIDGFMIQGGDPLGTGTGDPGYKFKDEFHPDLKFNKPYLLAMANAGPNTNGSQFFITTNVAATQHLTGRHTIFGKVIEGTDVVDAIGKVPTGGGNRPKDDVTITSVTIERR is encoded by the coding sequence GTGGCCAACGAGATCTTCGCAACGCTCAACACGTCGCTCGGCAAGATCGTGGTCCAGCTCTACCCGGAGCAGGCCCCCGAGACGGTGGCCAACTTCGTCGAGCTGGCGGAGGGGAGCAAGACGTGGCATGACCCGCGCACCGGCCAGAAGACCGACGCCCGGCTGTACGACGGGACGATCTTCCACCGCGTCATCGACGGGTTCATGATCCAGGGCGGTGACCCGCTGGGGACCGGCACCGGCGACCCGGGCTACAAGTTCAAGGACGAGTTCCACCCCGACCTGAAGTTCAACAAGCCCTACCTGCTGGCCATGGCCAACGCGGGGCCCAACACCAACGGCTCGCAGTTCTTCATCACCACCAACGTCGCCGCGACGCAGCACCTGACCGGGCGTCACACGATCTTCGGGAAGGTGATCGAGGGCACCGACGTCGTCGACGCGATCGGCAAGGTCCCCACGGGCGGCGGCAACCGGCCCAAGGACGACGTGACGATCACGTCGGTGACGATCGAGCGGCGTTAG
- a CDS encoding rhomboid family intramembrane serine protease, producing MSTEPKPDTSVPTCYRHPGRETYVRCTRCDRYICPECMRDAAVGHQCVECVAGANRGARTARPVTPLGVRGAASAVPVVTYTLIGLCGLAYLIELSSWRFIADYMMIGQAGLPNGDVVGVAEGEWYRLVTSMFLHQRGGSFGIAHIIFNMWALWAIGPALEQVLGRWRFLALYMLSGLGGSVLLYLVSPTESAVGASGAIFGLFGAYFVIGRRLGGQVGPIVFLLGINLVITFSVPDISWEGHIGGLVVGGALAAALAYAPAARRRLVHIAAPLVMLGLLTALVVAKTAELSSAL from the coding sequence ATGAGCACTGAGCCCAAGCCCGACACCTCGGTACCGACCTGTTACAGGCACCCGGGGCGGGAGACGTACGTGCGCTGCACGCGCTGCGACCGCTATATCTGCCCCGAGTGCATGCGGGACGCGGCCGTCGGGCACCAGTGCGTGGAGTGCGTGGCCGGGGCCAACCGGGGTGCGCGGACGGCCAGGCCGGTGACGCCGCTGGGCGTCCGCGGGGCGGCGTCGGCGGTGCCGGTCGTCACGTACACGCTCATCGGGCTGTGCGGGCTGGCCTACCTCATCGAGCTGTCGTCCTGGCGGTTCATCGCGGACTACATGATGATCGGGCAGGCGGGCCTCCCCAACGGGGACGTCGTCGGGGTCGCCGAGGGCGAGTGGTACCGGCTGGTCACGTCGATGTTCCTGCACCAGCGCGGCGGGTCGTTCGGGATCGCGCACATCATCTTCAACATGTGGGCGTTGTGGGCGATCGGCCCGGCGCTGGAGCAGGTGCTCGGACGGTGGCGCTTCCTGGCCCTGTACATGCTGTCGGGGCTGGGCGGGTCGGTGCTGCTCTACCTGGTGTCCCCGACCGAGTCCGCGGTCGGCGCGTCCGGTGCGATCTTCGGGCTGTTCGGCGCGTACTTCGTGATCGGCCGCAGGCTGGGCGGGCAGGTCGGGCCGATCGTGTTCCTGCTGGGGATCAACCTGGTGATCACGTTCTCGGTGCCGGACATCTCCTGGGAGGGGCACATCGGCGGCCTGGTGGTCGGCGGTGCGCTGGCGGCGGCCCTGGCGTACGCGCCGGCCGCGCGGCGGCGGCTGGTCCACATCGCGGCGCCGCTGGTCATGCTGGGGCTGCTCACCGCACTCGTGGTGGCCAAGACCGCGGAGTTGAGCTCGGCCCTGTAG
- a CDS encoding cell division protein CrgA has translation MAKSKVRKKAVYTPPQRSKAPEVSPRWLVPTMVGLWLVGLAWIAVFYVTASTNTDVPFMSDLHNWNLGIGFAAIILGVVLSTRWR, from the coding sequence GTGGCCAAGTCCAAAGTGCGCAAGAAGGCGGTCTACACGCCCCCGCAGAGGTCCAAGGCTCCCGAGGTCAGCCCCCGCTGGCTGGTGCCCACGATGGTCGGGCTCTGGCTGGTCGGCCTGGCCTGGATCGCGGTCTTCTACGTGACGGCGAGCACGAACACCGACGTCCCGTTCATGAGCGATCTGCACAACTGGAACCTGGGGATCGGCTTCGCCGCCATCATCCTCGGCGTGGTGCTCTCGACCCGCTGGCGGTGA
- a CDS encoding DUF881 domain-containing protein, which yields MFAASASTARGTSLRDEGRTRITDLISAEQRRGHRERDEYRRLRHEADAISREAGRHDARVKQAQGEADDLAAESGFAPVAGPAVRVSLDDAPPPGPGELPHGVRPDDLVVHQGDVQAVVNALWAGGARAMQIMDQRVISTSAVRCVGNTLILQGVVYSPPFRITAAGDPARLRSALDASPQIGTYRKYVRAYGLGYAVRTLDRATLPAYTGNVTMKHATVPGGDGP from the coding sequence TTGTTCGCGGCGAGCGCGAGCACGGCCCGCGGCACGAGCCTGCGCGACGAGGGCCGCACGCGGATCACCGACCTCATCTCCGCAGAACAGCGGCGGGGTCACCGCGAGCGGGACGAGTACCGGCGGCTGCGCCACGAGGCCGACGCGATCTCCCGGGAGGCGGGACGGCACGACGCCCGTGTGAAGCAGGCGCAGGGAGAGGCAGACGATCTCGCTGCCGAATCCGGTTTCGCCCCTGTCGCCGGACCCGCCGTCCGCGTGTCCCTCGACGACGCGCCGCCGCCCGGACCGGGCGAGCTGCCGCACGGCGTCCGCCCGGACGACCTCGTCGTCCACCAGGGGGACGTCCAGGCGGTCGTGAACGCGCTGTGGGCGGGCGGAGCGCGCGCGATGCAGATCATGGACCAGCGGGTGATCTCCACGAGCGCCGTGCGCTGCGTCGGCAACACCCTGATCCTCCAGGGGGTCGTGTACTCGCCGCCGTTCCGGATCACCGCCGCGGGCGACCCCGCCCGGCTGCGGTCCGCGCTCGACGCGTCACCTCAGATTGGGACGTACCGTAAGTACGTCCGCGCGTACGGGCTCGGATACGCGGTCCGTACCCTGGATCGCGCCACCTTGCCCGCCTACACCGGAAACGTCACCATGAAGCACGCGACGGTGCCCGGCGGCGACGGCCCCTAG